The DNA region CCtaccaatcaaaaaatttcacaatcataaTTTTACAAATCACAATAACATTAACAATTAATATCCCACCAAACAGTTCAACACCAATACCAACACACACCAACCAACGGATAAGAATGAAGATAAAGCCAAAatgccaaattcaaaaagtcaaaacatTATTAAAGTTAAACTCCACTCACTCACTGAGTGCTTCAGCcaatcactcttttttttttttttttgaaaggtgcTTCAGCCATAGCTCACAGTGTTCAGATAAAGACGAAAgttaataaagagagagagagtcataagattatttatttcatttcatatttgagagagagagagagagagagagagagagagaaaaagagagagaaatacctggGCCTATCTCCGTCTTCGATGTACGATTGCGAACTGCGACGGCGACGATGATTGAGCGACTGTGACTGGAACTGGGCTGATCTCCGTCTCCAATGCGATGAGGCTAGGGGCGACGATGTCCAATGAGGCTGAGCGACTGCGATTGGACTGGAGCTGGACCGATCTCCGTCTCCGATGCGATGAGGGGCGACGATGTCTGATGAGCGATTGCGCTGGAGCTGGGCCGATCTCCGATGCGATGAGGGGCGACTGGACCGATCTAACTTCTAAGGAGAGGCGCCGTtgctctgttttttctttttaggtttgTTTAGCTTTAgtgattttcttctctttttttgagaaaagcttTAGTGATTTTTGATGTCTGATGTATTGAACTACTGATTTGAGGTTGCTGATctgtattgggtttttttttttttaactgtggGTTTTCTTCCTCTCTAATTTGTTGGGCTTGCCGTGGGCTTGATGTTGGGCTTGCTAGTTGCCGTCCGTTGTTTTGCtctgttagaattttttttttttttttttgcttgaaagtagaacaaataattttttatttttttttaaatttgagggtgttcctcattttgattgagggtgttcctatttttttttaagggtacaaaaaaaaaaaaaattattatatatataaaaaaaaatttcaagtcagggtgttcctgggaacaccctgagcataacgtggcgccgccactgatACGAGTACAGTCGGAGCcataattattgattattttgatTCCTGCAGATTCCTCTATGAGCTGGATGCTCACTTGGACCGTTTCCTCAGATCGGCTTCTAATGCAAGGATCTCGTCTCCCTTTCCTCGGTCAACTCTTCGAAGCATTCTTGTGCAGCTGAGTGCAGCATCTCAGTGCAAGAAAGGAACTCTGAGGTACTGGTTAAGTGCAGGTCCTGGAGATTTCTTGCTTTCACCTGCAGGATGCCCAACATCTGCATTCTATGCTGTAGTCATAGATGAAGACTTTTCTCAGTGCAAAGAAGGGGTGAAAGTGGTGACATCCACTGTCCCCATGAAGGCACCTCAATTTGCAACAATGAAGAATGTAAACTACCTCCCTAATGTCCTTTCAAAGATGGAAGCTGAGGAGAAGGGAGCATTTGCTTCTATATGGGTTGATGAGGAAGGTTATATTGCTGAAGGCCCAAATGTAAATGTTGCTTTTATCAACCATGATAAGGAGCTTCTCTTGCCTTTGTTTGATAAGATCCTCAGTGGGTGCACTGCAAAAAGGCTTCTTGAACTTGCATCCAAGTTGGTCGAGCAGGGACGTCTAAAAGATGTGAGAAATACAAATTTAACTGTGGAGGAAGCAAAAGGTGCTGCTGAAATGATGTTTGTAGGAAGCACGCTACCTGTACTGCCTATCATCAGTTGGGATGAACAACCCGTTGGAGATGGTAAGATTAATCCCCTTTGCCATTCGTAGAATAGATGCATTTCAGATTCTTGCTACTAGAGATCATTCAAggaacaccccccccccccccccctcctacTGAATTTTCTTGTATAATATGATACATGGTATATAAAAAAACTGTATTGTTTCTGTTTATAGGAGTAGCCACTGGGCATTTGTTGTCTAAGGacttttatatttgttattttcttacAGGGAAAGTGGGAGAATTAACAATGGCACTCTCGGATCTGCTTTGGGATGATATGGTAGCTGGACCTGAAGTACATAGGATACCTGTTCCCTACGTGCAGTCAAACCCAAGTATATCAAATTACAGAGGCTGAACTGAAAGAGTGGTTTCATCTTGTGCTCATTATTCTTATTGTTGCATGTTTTAGCAAAGGCATTCTTCATATCTGCctttaaaaagaagaagtgtTTGTTTTCTGTATAAAATGTGAAGAAGTCTTGAATAAAACACTGGATTAGGCATCTTTGCCTTCTTGGAAATGACTATGGGAAGCAATTATCAAGGGGACGGAGGAGATTTCATATAAAGAGACCCCAGAATTAAGTGTCATTGTAGAAACAAATGTAAAACtaagatggattttttttttaataaaaaaaaagctttataaAATACTCGACATGTAAAAGTCCTTTACAAGAAAGTTTTCCTTGTTGCTTGCTTGCTAAGGAATTTAGTGATTTCCTTCTATAATTATGGCTTGCTCCCAGGTAATTGAACTCTTGTAGATATCCTgtaattttctttcaaacttatATCTTCTAAGTTGACACTTCAACGTTGTTGTGGTGCAAACTAGAGAGAAGTGATATATCCAGAAATTTGTTTTTAGCAAGcttaattcatttttattaattctgCTATTATATAATCAGTTTTGTTGTAACAGGCTTCGTGATGAGAAGTAACACACATTGATATTCAGCTGGTAAATAACACACATTGAAGTAACACACATTGGTTTCATCTTGaacatccacagcagtggagctaaaaatttagttatttggcatcataaaaagttactttatctattttacctactcacaTGCTGCAGTAGTGAATcttttttagctttcaacacagtaaaataatatatctactacaataaaataatatatccattacaataaaataatatatcaatacaataaacaacaatcacaaccacccgCAACTGCTACCACTGCTACTATCACCGCCGCCACCGCCATCGCCACCACTACCAACTCTTCCACTGTTGCCGCCCCCACCACtgcaatgatatatttttactacttcaattttttttttgagaaaatttactGCTTCAATTAAATATccgttctttattttttctttattattttttattatctctttctctctcttcctctctgtctctttctctGAACCAAGATGAACCAACAAATGATCAAACTTCCACTCTTTCTTCTCAACTCAGCAAACCTACTGCCACCTAAACCCCCACATCACAACCTTGCCATAGCCACCTCCAAATCGTTAAGACCCACGTCTTGGCCGAGTCACCCTGCGTGGTCTGCAAGGAACAGTTCCAACTCGGATTCGAGGCTTGCGAAATGCCTTGCTCGGTTTGCTGGCATGAGTTATCGAGCGAGCGAGAGCAAGGTTAAGATTGCGGTTGAGGCGGAGGAGACGGTGGGATTGACGATTTGGAGGTTACGGGAGGTGGGTTTGTGGGTTGTGCCATGGGTTTGTGATCTTTCTCTCTACTCTAACCGATCTgccatgggtttgtgttttttgttggTTGTATGAAATTTGGACCGGCGTTGCTTCGATCTTTCTCTCTACTCTATCTctatgggtttgtgttttgtgttttgtattttgTGATGTGGGTTTGGTGCATTGGCGTTGCTGGTGGTTCGATCTGGTATTTTTCTGGTGGCTGAGTGTCTGATTCGGTGGGTTTTATAGGCACCACCGCCGGCGAGCTGGTCTGCGAAGTAGAGGGGAGATGAGGTTTgctggagagagagaaagaaagaagaagagaaaatattattttaatcagagaagagagagaagtttaataaaatattattatttttttagtttcttgctacagtgcacaacaTAAATAGTTGTGCATTGTAGCaagaagctaaaattttttacctTTAGCTCCATTGCTATAGTGTGGACTTTTGTGTTTTGGtagagctaaaatagctatatagctatttagctccattGCTGTGAGTGCTCTAAGCATTACATTGAGGGttcgtttggatacagctgaaagttgaaagctgaaaactgaaaactgaaaactgaaaacactgtagcgaaataatttttaaatgtgtgaatagtaccgtggaacctatttttaagaaaaaagttgttgaaaagtgaGATTTGTGggtctgtgaacagtgcacggaacccactagtaagtaaaaaagtcaGAAATCCCGgcttaaaaattagaaaaggcGTCAACAGTGCATTGTTCATAGGCCTCTTGCACTGATCATGGACagtgaacagtgcaagaggtgCTGTCCaggaagggggaaaaaaaaagaagctaaaacgTGAAACTCAGCAAACGTGGATGCAAACCTCCGAATCCAAACAAACACTGCGTTTCTAGTTTCTAGGCAGCTGAAGAGTTAGTATCAGCATTTTAATCAACAAGTGACAAGTTCTTTCTTAACCCAAGGGTTAGGGGGGATGacataaattaaagaaatttagaattcaagaataaaaaatatgctaaaattgAAGATTAAGTATAccatgaaaaataaaactagtaACCATTCAATgttaacaaaatattaataaaataaaatacacaaaatattTGCTTCTTTATACATTCTAAATCAACATTTaccaaatttgaatttgatgttcttttaaattatgaaaacaATTTGTGGGGGGGTAAACGtgcttgaataaacgtttgggctttgggcctgattagtTGATacaagtctgttcaatcagggtctctaggcccacaggtcagtccgcactatagtggTCCGATGAGTTGTCCAAGGTgaagtatctcctcggacaggcctaGCAAAGGCTCTAGGACTTGCTAAACAgcttagaggcagaattctgaaagatctattgggtaaaggtgtgatccaagcaccctttagaagcaggaacgtgtgacaaatatctgagaaaaagatgctaccaccgcattaaaggccctgcatctacctccttggccgcattaatggagaaataacCTCTGAACAGcagaattcagccttccagctattatttgaagactttaagaaggtggttgatgggacaagtatctgggaggaagatttgtgttacacgtggatgaaacaaggaagaagaagaaggatataagaagacgagagaggaaagaaggagGGGGGcttcttttttgaaaactaaacattgtaatcttttgcttagagaaagaaatactatacaaattgtccttggcttacgtccgaggagggttttCCTATCGTATTCATCTATcacttgcatagattgcggcattcaagcctgttaatcaactttcaacatcccaaacctaggtttcaaacccatactctacaaatttcattgtataaggctctttgggcctgagcccatcacttgtttttgggtccgggtacaaattgtgcacttacaattggcgccgtctgtggggatctagtgttaagggaattggaacatcatggcaggcttaagttcgcatcatgcagaatctcagggatcctAGTgtgaagatctttttgagcgtcttgagcgtcggagggatcgagagggaagcgtgCATACCGTATATCCTGACACGAGCCATTCGCGTGGTGGAAGtagtgccacccatgaggatgatgccaaggccatgcagagggagattgaccacctcaagaaaaagcaacgccgtgtcagacgaatgcgggcttcacccccatccaatccttcctcAGGGGGTCctggggaagcagttacagtccaaggtctaggactccccctagcgaaaccttctcttacgaaAGGGGTGACCTACCAAGTCGTAAGCATAGAAAGCTtccctctaggggcttagggaacgatgctatgagccgagcattgcaccaactctccaagtcgCCCTTttcacgtaggattgagaagggaaggctcccaGACGGTTTactcagcccaccttcaccatctataatggcaagACAGACCCGGTtgaacatgtgagccattttaatcagaggatggtgGTGCATTCTCagaatgaaaccttgatgtgtaaagtctttccttctagcctgggacctgttgccatgagatggtttaatggactAAAGTCCGGGTTTGTcaattctttcatggaacttacCAGGGCATTCGcatctcgattcattacatgaAGCAGAGTCCCTCGACCTTTGGACTCgttattatctatggccatgagggagggtgagactttgaaagcATACTTCgacaggtactgggagatgtttaacgagattgATGGgaattttgatgaggtggcgattaacactttcaaagtgggcctcccaactgatcatgatttaaggaaatccctgACCAAAAAGCTCGTatggagtgtacgtcgcctcatggatcgcatcaacgagtacaaaagggttgaggaagatcaacaacaaggtaagggtaaggcgaaggttatcccgcaggagagaagggatttcaggtcggacaggtaccacaacaataagccgaggagagattactctgggcaaTCTAGTTCAGCCACTTCTTAAGTAGTTAATACtatattccgagaaccagtgcaccaattgctggagaaagtccgtaaggaaccctacttcaagtggctcagtaagatggcgggggaccctacgaaatggaatcagaaccttttttgtcagtatcatcaggatgtgggtcataccaccgagaattgtcggaccctttggaaccacttagAGCAGCTCGTTagcgagggaaaattgaagcagcacctgtatcaaCCCAACGGACAAAGGAATCGTtcaggttcaaataatcagaagaacgactcatctcggccgccgttgggaacgattaatgtcatcttcgttGCACCGGGCAAGAGCGGTTCTTGTCCCACAAAGGTGATAGCGGTGTCACATTCCCAGGCCGAGGAGCCTGGCTcgaggccgaagaggatcaaagggagtaCGCCTGTTTTGGGATTCTCCGATGAAGATAAGGTCGGGACTATTCAACCACATAACGATGTGTTGGTGGTCAccttgaggatagggaattatgacgtcaagagggtgatggttgatcaaggtagtgggatggatattatgtaccctgacttattcaaagGGCTTAAGTTAAGACTGGAGGATCTTACTCCCTATGACTCGCcattgataagttttgaagggaaagcTGTTATACCAAAGGGGCAGATTCGATTGCCCGTACAGTCTGGCTCGGAAACGGTcgatgtggatttcattgtggttgacgcatattctccatacacgaccatccttgccaggccttggctgcattcTTTGGGTGCCGTCTCCtcgactttgcatgttaaagtaaaatttccttCGGGGGGattcattgaagaaattcttggtagctAATCAGTGGCAAGACAATGCATATCAGCcgcagtactgcatcaagccaaatcagtgtcctcggcctcggctgtggaagacttatagcaattaataACTCTAGATGCGTCCGacgcggtgacagcagaggaggccatgtgtgaagatttggaaagatttctcataactgatgaccccgaaaggttctttcaagttgggatatagttaccacaccaagagaaaatggaattggtgatgtttttgaaaaacaatattgatgtctttgcttgggatccctatgaggctccgggggttgacccaaactttatttgccatcatttgaacgtcaaccctgccgttGTTCCCAGGAGGCAACCACCCTGGCGTTCATCGAAAGAGCATGCCGAGGCTGTTAAGAAAGAGGTGTTCatgctcaaaagggctggggctattaaagaagttttttacctggaatggttggcgcacacagtcgtagtgaaaaagaagagcgaaaagtggagagtatgtgtggacttcacagacctgaacaaagcctgcccaaaggactcatttctgatgcctcgcatcgatcagcttgtggatgctacggtcgggcatcctcggatgagttttttagatgccttccagggttatcaccaaataccactggcgttgggtgatcaggagaagactgccttcattactcctacggggaattatcactataaagtaatgccgttcggtttgaaaaatgcaggggctacttaccaaaggatgatgaccaggatgtttgaatcgcaacttagaaagaccattgaggtatatgttgatgatatggtagtgaagagtaagacagtacctatgcatgtgaaagatctggacgacacctttcaaatacttaggaagtacaagctgcgccttaacgcctcaaagtgttcttttggggtgggttccggaaagttcctaggctacatggtgactcatagaggaatagaggtgaacccggcacaggtcagagccattcagggcctgcaaccacctcggaattcaaaggaagttcagaaattgaccgggatgactgTTGCTCttagcagatttatctctcggtccgctGACAGGTGTAGACAttttttccaactgttaaat from Castanea sativa cultivar Marrone di Chiusa Pesio chromosome 6, ASM4071231v1 includes:
- the LOC142638419 gene encoding D-amino-acid transaminase, chloroplastic-like; its protein translation is MENSSSYSEQKSDSLEAGNGSEFKVHVFSSSSELLEKLHEKWSSVKKQPYPAMYSSTFGGIILDPAMMVIPIDDHMVHRGHGVFDTAIILNGFLYELDAHLDRFLRSASNARISSPFPRSTLRSILVQLSAASQCKKGTLRYWLSAGPGDFLLSPAGCPTSAFYAVVIDEDFSQCKEGVKVVTSTVPMKAPQFATMKNVNYLPNVLSKMEAEEKGAFASIWVDEEGYIAEGPNVNVAFINHDKELLLPLFDKILSGCTAKRLLELASKLVEQGRLKDVRNTNLTVEEAKGAAEMMFVGSTLPVLPIISWDEQPVGDGKVGELTMALSDLLWDDMVAGPEVHRIPVPYVQSNPSISNYRG